The genomic DNA GAACGATGCGCAGTTTCGAGCGGAGCGAGCGAAGCTGTTGGCGCAACTGGACATCAAATTCAACCGTATGTTGATGGCGCGAGCAGGAGTTCCCGACCAGGTCAAGCTGTCAGCTGCACTGAATCTCTCCAGCAAATCAGTCACTAATATTTGGCGTAAAGGGGGCTCACCGATCTATATCTCCAGACAACGCCAGATCGTGGAGTGGTTCGGCAAATATGAACGAGTAGGTACCAACTTGGGATTGGCTTTCGTGAGCACGAAGGCTGGGGTGGAGATTTATGACGTCTGTAGCGATGATGCCAGTACGCGAAAAGAGTGCGTCGTGACGGCAGGGGCTGAGGTCTCGGGCGTGGCTGGTGGTTTACTGGGAGGAGCGGCTGGTGCAGCCGGTGGGATAGCGATCTGCGCGTATCTCGCTCCCGCAGGGGGCGTGCCTGCATTAGTGTGCGCTGCCGGGGTGGTAGGGGCTGCGCTTTTGGGCGGCGAGTTGGGATCCAATGCAGGAAAATACGGGGGAGGCAATATCACCCGGTCAGGATACGAAATCATCGAAGGGTTGGCACACTAATGCAAGAGATAAGTGCAGCCATTGCGCTGCTGTTTTCCTTCGTTTTCTTGGTCTGGGTCGTGGTGGGCATCCATTTCTATCGTCGTAAGCTGGATGGAATGCTTGAGCTCGTACGTCAGCCGAAAGATTCGGCGCGAAGCAAGGGGGAATTCTCGCTTCATGAGCTACTCAGAATATGCACGATGACGACGATCTGGTTGGCGTTCCCAAATGCTAAAGGCCCAGTTGGGCGGAAGAACGCGGCCATGTTTTCCCATCTGGATGCTTCTCGGTTCCCCGGCGACATCAAGAAGCCGCTTTTAACCGTCTATGGAGCATGGGCCATTGGCGTGGTGCTGTTGACTGCTAATTACGTACTGATGCTATTGGATGGTTGAGCGCATGGGGGCGATTCATCATGCTAGCTTTATATCAAAGCACTTACCCTCTCCATTTGCATCATTGCAGTATTAGTTTGTTTTTCCGCGGCGGGTGAGCCAATTTTTCTCAAGCATCCAAGTGCCATTTTTATTTTGGTTCGGGCTTGACCATATTGTTGGTGCTGCCGCTTGGTAGCGCGCTCAGTGCTGCTTTGTCGTGAGAAGAGACCAGAATCCGACGCTCGGTGGCAAGCGGCTCGCAGGTCAGCGCTTGAAAAAGCACTGACCTAAGCACCCCAGCACAAACTGGTCGCTTACGGCTCAACCCGCGGCAAATCCCCCGCAATCAACGCCAACCCTTCCCGCAGCATCCGGTCATAGCGCGCCCGCTCTGCCGCGGCCGTCTCGGCATTCCACGTATAAAACCCCTGGCCGGACTTCATTCCATACTGCCCGGCCTTCACGCGCTCCGACAGCACCGTGGCGGGCTTGTCAGTATTCGACAGCGAGGGATACATCGTGGCGGCAGCTGCCGTATGCACTTCCAGGCCCGCGTGGTCGCGCTGCATGACCGGACCTGCCGCCAGGAAACGGAAACCAAAACCAAACCGCACCGCCGCGTCGATGTCCTCGGCGCTGGCGATGTCCTGCTCCAGCAGGCTGAAGGCCTCACGCGCCAGGGCGTGTTGCAGGCGGTTGGCCAGGAAGCCCGGAATGTCGCGCTTGACCAGCACCGGCACGCTGCCGCAACGGCGCATGAAGGTCTTCAGTGCCTCAGCGGCTGCCGGGTCGGTGTTTTCACCGCGCACCACTTCCACCAGCGGCACCAGGTGCGCGGGCATGAAGAAGTGCAGGCCCACCATGCGGCCTTGCGTCTCCAGGCCTTCGCCGATCTGGCTGATCGGGAAGCTCGAGCTGTTGCTGGCCAGCACCGTGTCGGGCGTGCTGCGTTTCACCAGGTCGGCAAACAGGCCCTGCTTGGCCGACAGCGATTCCGGAATGCATTCGATCACCAGGCGCACGCGGGTCCAGTCCACGTCATCCAGCGACACCGCCACGCTCAGGTGCTTCACCAATTCCGCTTCGCCCCGGTCGGCCAGCGCCGCGCGCACCTTCTCCACGATGGCGGGGTGGCGTGACGCATTGGTCTCG from Orrella dioscoreae includes the following:
- a CDS encoding 3-hydroxyacyl-CoA dehydrogenase family protein produces the protein MSAASPAYLSAPSQTPSVVVGGGTMGADVAVVLARAQSPVTVIETNASRHPAIVEKVRAALADRGEAELVKHLSVAVSLDDVDWTRVRLVIECIPESLSAKQGLFADLVKRSTPDTVLASNSSSFPISQIGEGLETQGRMVGLHFFMPAHLVPLVEVVRGENTDPAAAEALKTFMRRCGSVPVLVKRDIPGFLANRLQHALAREAFSLLEQDIASAEDIDAAVRFGFGFRFLAAGPVMQRDHAGLEVHTAAAATMYPSLSNTDKPATVLSERVKAGQYGMKSGQGFYTWNAETAAAERARYDRMLREGLALIAGDLPRVEP